The Flavobacteriales bacterium genome has a segment encoding these proteins:
- the pdhA gene encoding pyruvate dehydrogenase (acetyl-transferring) E1 component subunit alpha, producing the protein MATKEFTKENYLQIYEDMLLWRKLEDKAGALYIQQKIRGFLHLYNGQEAVLAGAMQVLDSKKDRMITAYRNHVQPIAMGMHPKHMIAELMGKSTGCSSGKGGSMHMFSKEYNFFGGHGIVGGQVPLGAGLAFADKYNETGGVTFCYMGDGAVRQGAVHEAFNMAMLWKLPVIFVVENNGYAMGTSVERTANHTDIWKLGLGYDMPCYPADGMSVEAMTEAYQQAYDRAMAGEGPTFIEAKTYRFKGHSMSDAQKYRTKDEVAEYQKIDPITQVKNKLVENFSVNEEEIKAIETRVKDLVKECVEFGEQSPFPTPEELYQDVYSENNMGL; encoded by the coding sequence ATGGCAACAAAAGAATTTACTAAAGAAAACTATCTTCAGATTTATGAAGATATGCTACTTTGGCGAAAGCTAGAAGATAAAGCAGGAGCACTCTATATACAACAGAAAATCCGAGGATTTTTACACCTTTATAATGGTCAGGAAGCCGTATTGGCAGGAGCTATGCAGGTGTTGGATTCTAAAAAGGATCGTATGATTACCGCTTATAGAAATCACGTTCAGCCTATTGCAATGGGAATGCACCCAAAGCACATGATTGCTGAGTTGATGGGGAAATCTACAGGATGCTCAAGCGGAAAAGGAGGATCTATGCACATGTTTTCTAAAGAATATAATTTCTTTGGAGGTCATGGAATCGTTGGAGGTCAAGTACCACTAGGTGCAGGTTTGGCTTTCGCCGATAAATATAATGAAACAGGTGGAGTTACTTTCTGTTATATGGGAGATGGAGCAGTGCGTCAAGGAGCCGTACACGAAGCCTTCAATATGGCGATGCTTTGGAAACTTCCAGTTATTTTTGTTGTAGAGAACAACGGATATGCCATGGGAACATCGGTAGAACGAACAGCAAATCATACCGACATCTGGAAACTAGGACTAGGATACGATATGCCTTGTTACCCAGCAGATGGAATGAGCGTAGAAGCTATGACTGAAGCTTACCAACAAGCCTATGATAGAGCTATGGCAGGTGAAGGTCCTACATTTATTGAAGCCAAAACCTACCGTTTTAAAGGACACTCAATGTCTGATGCTCAAAAGTATAGAACAAAAGACGAAGTAGCTGAATATCAAAAAATCGATCCAATTACGCAGGTGAAAAATAAATTGGTAGAAAACTTCTCTGTGAATGAAGAAGAAATCAAAGCCATAGAAACAAGAGTAAAAGATCTTGTAAAAGAATGCGTAGAATTTGGAGAGCAATCACCTTTCCCTACTCCAGAAGAACTCTATCAAGATGTTTATTCGGAGAATAATATGGGATTATAA